ACTGAGCTGACCCGATCGCAGCTCCAGCAGGCGCTTTCATGGTTGGATGATCGTCAGTGTTCGACCGTTCCTGAACAAACTGCGCCTAACGCTCGCCAGAGCTGGCAGGAGGTGCTTAAAGCAGAACCATTGGTTTTCAGTGCTGTGTTTGTTGCTGGAATAATTCTTGGCGCTATTTTTTTTCGTTAGACGTATCGATAAGTAACATAAAAAATATCTCAACTCTAAAGATAGATAAATCAAATAGCTATTTATAGAAGGGCTTTTTATGACATTTGAAGAATGGATTTCAAAAAACGAGAAAGAAATATTCTTTACTTATATTAATGCTAATAATGAGGCATCTAACAATCACGTTGCCGATGCAGTATATAAAGATAATTATCTTCAAGGGTATTGCATCAACAAGAAAGGTTTTAGAACCTTCAAGCTTGAAAGAATACTGGATGTCTACTCTTCAAATGAAGAAATGGTTTCTGCCGCTGGTCCTTTAACTATCGCAGGTCTCAAGATTGAAAATCGGCGTGCGAAAGATACTCCCCGTGGTTTGGAGATTTGTTTTACTGGTTTTGATAAAGACATAAAGGATGAACTAGAATCACTCGCTGAAAAAAAAGGATTATTAGTCAGAAAAGGTATTACAGCAAAATTATATTTCCTATGTTGTGGCCCTAATGCCGGATGGAAGAAAATAAAACAGGCAAATGAAAAAAACTGTTTCATCCTTTCCAAAGATCAATTTTTTTCATTTGTTGACACAGGCGAGATCCCAATAGAATCGACAGAGGTTTATGAATCTGACGAAAAAGATATAAATGAAAAAATAGAAAATTTGCACAATGAAGTAACTTCAACATTTCGAACTATCAGAGAACCGCGCAGGAGTACCGCGCTTATTGCTCGTTTTGTTGATGGTTATGCTATTGGTTGGCGCTTTGCAATAAGAGAATCTCACCGTAATGCACTAGATATAAAATTAACTAAATTTGTTTTTAATAAGCATCAATATGAGGATTGGACGCA
This sequence is a window from Dickeya aquatica. Protein-coding genes within it:
- a CDS encoding BRCT domain-containing protein, encoding MTFEEWISKNEKEIFFTYINANNEASNNHVADAVYKDNYLQGYCINKKGFRTFKLERILDVYSSNEEMVSAAGPLTIAGLKIENRRAKDTPRGLEICFTGFDKDIKDELESLAEKKGLLVRKGITAKLYFLCCGPNAGWKKIKQANEKNCFILSKDQFFSFVDTGEIPIESTEVYESDEKDINEKIENLHNEVTSTFRTIREPRRSTALIARFVDGYAIGWRFAIRESHRNALDIKLTKFVFNKHQYEDWTQGSSFSFGRGDVFYSDKLGYSEWSEFLKIPDAVVLQVKYECFSGYDPVATIDGFFSGDFIPDNQLTPKKLTNLPIMIRSESYDPGKITLDIFKPSLDRSNLDLFDTIKITQDELISLLQSGYYWKKDEGQKPVRINLFGDN